In Streptomyces sp. NBC_01717, one DNA window encodes the following:
- the lon gene encoding endopeptidase La: protein MATEPNAVTPLTLPVLPLDDEVVLPGMVVPLDLSDTDVRAAVEAAQAAVRPGGGKPEVLLVPRIDGTYTGTGVLGTVEQVGRLSDGDPGALIRGRDRVRIGAGTTGPGAALWVEGTRVDVSVPEPLPGAAAELVKEYKALATSWLKKRGAWQVVDRVQQIDDISALADNSGYSPFLTTTQKVQLLETADAVARLKLAIQWLGEHLAEQDVAESIAKDVQEGVDKQQREFLLRRQLEAVRKELSELNGDPEDESDDYRARVEAADLPEHVREAALKEVDKLERSSDQSPEGSWIRTWLDTVLELPWNERTEDAYDIRAAKEILDAEHAGLEDVKERITEYLAVRKRRADRGLGVVGGRRGGAVLALVGPPGVGKTSLGESVAHAMGRKFVRVALGGVRDEAEVRGHRRTYVGALPGRIVRAVKEAGSMNPVVLLDEIDKVGSDFRGDPAAALLEVLDPAQNHTFRDHYLEVELDLSDVVFLATANVLEAIPEALLDRMELVRLDGYTEDEKVVIARDHLLPRQLERAGLEKGEVTLEESALRKLAGEYTREAGVRNLERAVARLLRKVAAQHELGDRELPFTVTDEDLRGLVGRPHHVPESAQDPAERRTAVPGVATGLAVTGAGGDVLFVEASLADPETGAAGLTLTGQLGDVMKESAQIALSFLRSHGAELELPVADLKDRGAHIHFPAGAVPKDGPSAGITMTTALASLLSGRLVRTDVAMTGEVSLTGRVLPIGGLKQKLLAAHRAGITTVVIPKRNEADLDDVPAEVLDKLEVHPVTDVRQVLEIALAPASARAEERIPAAA from the coding sequence ATGGCTACTGAGCCCAACGCGGTCACTCCGCTGACCTTGCCAGTGCTGCCGCTCGACGACGAGGTCGTGCTGCCCGGAATGGTGGTTCCTCTCGACCTGTCCGACACCGATGTGCGGGCCGCCGTGGAGGCCGCGCAGGCAGCCGTCCGGCCGGGTGGCGGCAAGCCCGAGGTGCTGCTCGTGCCGCGGATCGACGGGACGTACACCGGAACGGGTGTGCTCGGTACCGTCGAGCAGGTCGGCCGGCTCTCCGACGGCGACCCCGGTGCGCTCATCCGCGGCCGTGACCGGGTGAGGATCGGCGCCGGGACCACCGGCCCCGGGGCAGCGCTCTGGGTGGAGGGGACACGCGTGGACGTGTCCGTCCCGGAGCCGCTTCCCGGTGCGGCCGCCGAGCTGGTCAAGGAGTACAAGGCCCTGGCCACCAGCTGGCTGAAGAAGCGCGGCGCCTGGCAGGTCGTGGACCGGGTCCAGCAGATCGACGACATCTCCGCGCTCGCCGACAACTCCGGTTACTCACCTTTCCTCACGACCACCCAGAAGGTGCAGCTCCTGGAGACCGCCGACGCGGTCGCCCGGCTGAAGCTCGCCATCCAGTGGCTCGGCGAACACCTCGCCGAACAGGACGTCGCCGAGTCCATCGCGAAGGATGTCCAGGAGGGCGTCGACAAGCAGCAGCGCGAGTTCCTGCTGCGGCGCCAGCTCGAAGCCGTACGCAAGGAACTGTCAGAGCTCAACGGCGACCCGGAGGACGAGTCCGACGACTACCGGGCGCGCGTCGAAGCCGCCGATCTTCCCGAGCACGTCCGTGAGGCCGCGCTCAAGGAGGTCGACAAGCTGGAGCGCTCGTCCGACCAGAGCCCCGAGGGTTCCTGGATCCGCACCTGGCTGGACACCGTCCTGGAGCTGCCGTGGAACGAGCGCACCGAGGACGCGTACGACATCCGCGCGGCCAAGGAGATCCTCGACGCCGAGCACGCCGGCCTGGAGGACGTGAAGGAGCGGATCACCGAGTACCTCGCCGTGCGCAAGCGCCGTGCCGACCGCGGTCTCGGGGTCGTCGGCGGGCGCCGCGGTGGTGCGGTGCTGGCCCTCGTCGGGCCTCCCGGCGTAGGCAAGACGTCCCTCGGCGAGAGCGTCGCGCACGCCATGGGACGCAAGTTCGTCCGTGTCGCGCTCGGCGGTGTGCGGGACGAGGCGGAGGTCCGCGGCCATCGGCGTACGTACGTCGGTGCGCTCCCCGGACGCATCGTCCGCGCCGTCAAGGAGGCCGGTTCCATGAACCCGGTCGTCCTGCTCGACGAGATCGACAAGGTCGGCTCCGACTTCCGCGGCGACCCGGCCGCGGCGCTCCTCGAAGTGCTCGACCCGGCGCAGAACCACACCTTCCGCGACCACTACCTGGAGGTCGAGCTCGACCTCAGCGACGTGGTCTTCCTGGCCACCGCCAACGTCCTGGAAGCCATCCCGGAGGCCCTGCTCGACCGCATGGAGCTGGTCAGGCTCGACGGCTACACCGAGGACGAGAAGGTCGTCATCGCCCGGGACCACCTGCTGCCGCGCCAGCTGGAGCGGGCCGGTCTGGAGAAGGGCGAGGTGACCCTCGAGGAGTCGGCGCTGCGCAAGCTGGCCGGCGAGTACACCCGCGAGGCGGGCGTACGAAACCTGGAGCGGGCCGTCGCCCGGCTGCTCCGCAAGGTCGCCGCGCAGCACGAGCTGGGCGACCGGGAGCTCCCGTTCACCGTCACCGACGAGGACCTGCGGGGTCTCGTCGGACGGCCGCACCACGTTCCCGAGTCCGCCCAGGACCCGGCCGAGCGCCGCACCGCGGTGCCGGGCGTGGCGACCGGACTCGCGGTGACCGGTGCCGGCGGCGACGTGCTGTTCGTGGAGGCGTCGCTGGCCGATCCGGAGACGGGTGCCGCCGGACTGACCCTGACCGGCCAGCTCGGCGACGTCATGAAGGAGTCCGCGCAGATCGCGCTCAGCTTCCTGCGGTCGCACGGCGCCGAACTGGAACTGCCCGTCGCCGACCTCAAGGACCGGGGAGCGCACATCCACTTCCCGGCGGGCGCGGTCCCCAAGGACGGCCCCAGCGCCGGTATCACGATGACGACGGCACTGGCCTCGCTGCTCTCGGGGCGGCTGGTCCGTACGGATGTGGCGATGACCGGCGAGGTGTCGCTGACCGGACGGGTACTGCCGATCGGCGGCCTGAAGCAGAAGCTGCTGGCCGCGCACCGCGCCGGAATCACCACCGTGGTGATCCCGAAGCGGAACGAGGCCGATCTGGACGACGTCCCGGCCGAGGTCCTCGACAAGCTGGAGGTCCACCCGGTGACGGATGTCCGTCAGGTGCTGGAGATCGCTCTCGCCCCGGCTTCGGCCAGGGCGGAGGAGAGGATCCCGGCCGCGGCGTGA
- a CDS encoding lysozyme, producing MPVHRSGSGTTRRSRFAALGTLLAALSLLLTLPGAATAADSPTATTTPARGSATMGMGVIAHDGQGGLPRDTRAAQTEGVDVSSHQGNVDWATLWNSGVRWAYTKATEGTYYTNPYFAQQYNGSYNVGMIRGAYHFATPDTTSGATQANYFVDHGGGWSQDGRTLPGVLDIEWNPYGDQCYGKTAAAMVSWIRDFVNTYKSRTGRDAVIYTATSWWQACTGNNAGFAATNPLWVARYNTTVGELPAGWGYYTIWQYTSSGPYVGDHNHFNGALDRVQALANG from the coding sequence ATGCCCGTGCACAGATCCGGATCCGGAACGACCCGCCGCTCACGCTTCGCGGCGCTGGGAACGCTTCTCGCAGCACTCTCGCTTCTGCTCACCCTGCCCGGTGCGGCCACTGCGGCCGACTCCCCCACCGCCACCACCACACCCGCTCGCGGGTCGGCCACGATGGGCATGGGCGTCATCGCCCATGACGGTCAGGGCGGCCTGCCGCGTGACACGCGCGCCGCGCAGACCGAAGGCGTGGACGTCAGCAGCCACCAGGGCAACGTCGACTGGGCGACCCTCTGGAACAGCGGTGTCCGGTGGGCCTACACCAAGGCCACCGAAGGCACGTACTACACGAACCCCTACTTCGCCCAGCAGTACAACGGCTCGTACAACGTCGGCATGATCCGGGGCGCGTACCACTTCGCCACCCCGGACACCACGAGCGGTGCCACCCAGGCCAACTACTTCGTGGACCACGGGGGCGGCTGGTCGCAGGACGGCAGGACGCTGCCGGGCGTCCTCGACATCGAGTGGAACCCGTACGGCGACCAGTGCTACGGCAAGACCGCGGCCGCCATGGTCTCCTGGATCCGCGACTTCGTGAACACGTACAAGTCACGCACCGGCCGCGACGCCGTCATCTACACCGCGACCAGCTGGTGGCAGGCCTGCACCGGCAACAACGCGGGCTTCGCCGCCACCAACCCGCTCTGGGTGGCCCGCTACAACACCACCGTCGGTGAACTCCCGGCCGGCTGGGGCTACTACACCATCTGGCAGTACACGTCGTCCGGCCCGTACGTCGGCGACCACAACCACTTCAACGGCGCCCTCGACCGCGTACAGGCACTCGCCAACGGCTGA
- a CDS encoding spermidine synthase, which produces MPTADRRTAHSPVTLDRREGPYGEVVLRERGDDFEIIANGCFLMDTADGRSERLLIDAALAALPAGRTDPAVLVGGLGVGFSLAHAAAEPRWGRIAVVEREQAIIDWHLDGPLARISAAALTDPRTTILATDLVTYLRTTTDRYDALCLDIDNGPDWIVTEDNGSLYSASGLADCRERLNPGGVLAVWSAQPSAAFEQALKNAGFVGVRTEEVRVARGVPDVVHLALRDD; this is translated from the coding sequence ATGCCGACCGCCGACCGCCGCACCGCTCACAGCCCCGTCACACTCGACCGCCGCGAGGGACCGTACGGGGAGGTCGTCCTGCGGGAGCGGGGGGACGACTTCGAGATCATCGCCAACGGGTGCTTTCTGATGGACACCGCGGACGGGCGCTCCGAACGGTTGCTGATCGATGCCGCACTCGCCGCACTGCCCGCCGGGCGGACGGATCCGGCAGTGCTCGTCGGAGGGCTCGGGGTCGGCTTCTCGCTGGCGCATGCCGCCGCCGAGCCGCGCTGGGGGCGAATCGCGGTGGTCGAACGGGAGCAGGCGATCATCGACTGGCACCTGGACGGGCCACTGGCCCGGATCTCCGCCGCGGCGCTCACCGATCCGCGGACGACGATCCTGGCGACGGACCTCGTCACATATCTGCGTACGACTACGGACCGTTACGATGCGTTGTGTCTGGACATCGACAACGGACCGGACTGGATCGTCACCGAGGACAACGGAAGTCTCTACTCCGCTTCCGGGCTGGCGGACTGCCGGGAACGGCTCAACCCGGGTGGGGTGCTGGCGGTGTGGTCCGCGCAGCCGTCCGCCGCCTTCGAACAGGCCCTGAAGAATGCCGGATTCGTTGGGGTAAGGACGGAGGAGGTGCGTGTTGCCCGAGGTGTGCCCGACGTGGTTCATCTCGCACTTCGGGACGACTGA
- a CDS encoding HAMP domain-containing sensor histidine kinase, which produces MTRLGSGLRPFSIKAKLGTLVVVSVFITTGLLMVAVRTRTELRFITVFSVIATLLITQFVAHGLTAPLDEMTRVARSISHGDYTRRVRGADRRDELGDLAQTINLMADDLEAVDLHRKELVANVSHELRTPIAALRAVLENVVDGVSAADPETMRTALKQTERLGRLVETLLDLSRLDNGVVTLKARRFEVWPYLSGVLKEANLAASHRRLSSGSGNHTRTDVHLHLDVSPPELTAHADAERLHQVVANLIDNAVKHSPPHGRVTVRARRGALPESLDLEVLDEGPGIPESERHRVFERFNRGKVASPHGPGSDGGTGLGLAIARWAVDLHGGRIGVAESARGCRIQVTLPGISQPRS; this is translated from the coding sequence ATGACCCGGCTCGGCTCCGGACTGCGCCCTTTCTCGATCAAGGCCAAGCTGGGCACGCTGGTCGTGGTCTCGGTGTTCATCACGACCGGGCTGCTGATGGTGGCGGTGCGCACCAGGACCGAGCTGCGGTTCATCACGGTGTTCTCGGTGATCGCGACGCTGTTGATCACCCAGTTCGTGGCTCACGGGCTGACGGCGCCGCTGGACGAGATGACGAGAGTCGCCCGGTCGATCTCGCACGGCGACTACACCCGACGGGTGCGGGGCGCGGACCGGCGGGACGAGCTCGGCGACCTGGCCCAGACGATCAACCTCATGGCGGACGATCTGGAGGCCGTGGACCTGCACCGCAAGGAGCTGGTGGCCAATGTGTCGCATGAGCTGCGCACGCCCATCGCAGCGCTGAGAGCCGTCCTCGAGAACGTCGTGGACGGGGTCTCCGCCGCTGATCCGGAGACCATGCGTACGGCGCTGAAACAGACGGAGCGGCTCGGCAGGCTGGTGGAGACGCTGCTGGACCTGTCCCGGCTGGACAACGGGGTGGTCACCCTCAAGGCCCGCCGCTTCGAGGTGTGGCCGTATCTCTCGGGCGTGCTGAAGGAGGCGAACCTCGCCGCCTCGCACCGCCGGCTGTCCTCCGGCTCCGGGAACCACACCCGCACGGACGTACATCTGCATCTGGACGTGTCGCCGCCCGAGCTGACCGCGCACGCGGACGCGGAGCGGCTCCACCAGGTGGTGGCCAATCTGATCGACAACGCGGTCAAGCACAGCCCGCCGCACGGGCGGGTCACGGTGCGGGCACGGCGCGGCGCGCTGCCGGAGTCGCTGGATCTCGAGGTCCTGGACGAGGGTCCGGGCATTCCGGAGTCCGAGCGGCACCGGGTCTTCGAGCGTTTCAACCGCGGCAAGGTGGCGTCCCCGCACGGTCCGGGCAGCGACGGCGGTACGGGCCTGGGCCTGGCGATCGCCCGTTGGGCCGTGGATCTGCACGGCGGTCGCATCGGGGTGGCCGAATCGGCTCGCGGTTGCCGCATCCAGGTCACCCTTCCGGGGATCTCTCAACCACGCAGTTGA
- a CDS encoding response regulator transcription factor: MEQTHTTHNGVAATPGAQRRVLVVEDDATIVDAISARLRAEGFLVQTALDGPAAVDAAEAWQPDLMVLDIMLPGFDGLEVCRRVQAARPVPVLMLTARDDETDMLVGLGVGADDYMTKPFSMRELAARVHVLLRRVERAALAAVTPRSGILRLGELEIDHAQRRVRVRAEDVHLTPTEFDLLVCLANTPRAVLSREQLLAEVWDWADASGTRTVDSHIKALRRKIGAERIRTVHGVGYALETPAP; the protein is encoded by the coding sequence ATGGAACAGACACACACCACCCACAACGGTGTCGCGGCCACCCCGGGCGCGCAGCGCCGGGTGCTGGTGGTCGAGGACGACGCGACGATCGTCGACGCCATTTCCGCACGCCTGCGGGCCGAGGGCTTTCTGGTGCAGACCGCGCTCGACGGCCCCGCGGCCGTCGACGCGGCCGAGGCCTGGCAGCCCGACCTGATGGTGCTCGACATCATGCTTCCGGGCTTCGACGGCCTGGAGGTCTGCCGCCGGGTTCAGGCCGCGCGGCCGGTGCCGGTGCTGATGCTGACCGCCCGGGACGACGAGACCGACATGCTGGTCGGCCTCGGTGTCGGCGCCGACGACTACATGACCAAGCCGTTCTCCATGCGTGAACTGGCGGCCCGGGTGCATGTCCTGCTGCGCCGGGTCGAGCGCGCGGCACTGGCCGCCGTGACGCCGCGCAGCGGCATCCTGCGCCTCGGCGAGCTGGAGATCGATCACGCGCAGCGCCGGGTCCGGGTGCGCGCGGAGGACGTCCACCTGACGCCGACCGAGTTCGACCTGCTGGTCTGCCTGGCCAACACGCCGCGCGCGGTGCTCTCCCGGGAGCAGCTGCTCGCGGAGGTCTGGGACTGGGCGGACGCCTCCGGCACCCGTACCGTCGACAGCCACATCAAGGCGCTGCGCCGGAAGATCGGTGCGGAGCGGATCCGTACCGTGCACGGTGTCGGTTACGCCCTGGAGACCCCGGCGCCATGA
- a CDS encoding polysaccharide deacetylase family protein: protein MRRKKKSIGTGLAAALAAALALTLSSCSTPTTAPASQRADAASDAKGSFGPVDCRRAKCIALTFDAGPGEDTPHLLDILKEKKVHATFFLLGRNHVLKHPDTVRRLQAEGHEVANHTWSHEILTDRKPAEIRAELEKTQDAIAKITGRKPRLMRPPQGRTDDTVSGISKDLGLAQVLWSATAKDYSTTDSALIKKRILDQASKDGIILLHDIYRGTVPAVPGIIDALKKRGYTFVTVPQLMAPSEPVPGAVYRP, encoded by the coding sequence TTGCGCAGGAAGAAGAAGTCGATCGGTACGGGCCTGGCCGCCGCTCTTGCGGCGGCGCTCGCCCTGACGCTGAGCAGCTGCTCGACGCCGACCACCGCCCCGGCCTCACAACGGGCGGACGCGGCCTCCGACGCCAAGGGCTCGTTCGGCCCGGTGGACTGCCGCAGGGCGAAGTGCATAGCGCTGACCTTCGACGCGGGTCCGGGCGAGGACACCCCGCATCTCCTCGACATCCTCAAGGAGAAGAAGGTGCACGCCACCTTCTTCCTGCTGGGCAGGAACCACGTGCTCAAGCACCCCGACACCGTGCGCCGCCTCCAGGCGGAGGGCCACGAGGTCGCCAACCACACCTGGTCGCACGAGATCCTGACGGACCGGAAGCCCGCCGAGATACGTGCCGAGCTGGAGAAGACGCAGGACGCGATCGCGAAGATCACCGGCAGGAAGCCGCGGCTGATGCGTCCGCCGCAGGGCCGGACCGACGACACGGTCTCCGGCATCAGCAAGGATCTCGGGCTCGCTCAGGTCCTGTGGAGCGCCACCGCCAAGGACTACTCGACGACCGACTCCGCGCTGATCAAGAAGCGGATACTCGACCAGGCGAGCAAGGACGGCATCATCCTGCTGCACGACATCTACAGGGGCACCGTGCCCGCGGTGCCGGGCATCATCGACGCACTGAAGAAGCGTGGCTACACCTTTGTGACGGTCCCCCAGCTGATGGCCCCCTCCGAGCCCGTGCCGGGCGCCGTCTACCGCCCCTGA